ATGTGGACCTGTTTCTTCCTGGTCACACTGGACTTGTGGTTGCCATTTGGGGTGTGTCTAGAAGATTGGGAAGTAGAGACGTTTCCTGGTCTGAGTCTCTAACAGTAGAGATGtagcagagagagtgagagggccAGGAGACCAGCTGTGGACTGCAGGGAGCTGCCGCCTCCTCTGGTGGTGGCATTAGTTGGATTTGGGGCAGCAGAGATGCTCTGGTTACTGGAAAATGGTGCAACAGATGTTTGGTTGCAATAAATCTAAAATGcataaggaaaaagaaatcacagataAATGTTCAGAAGGACCCACAGCTAACCCCGTTTGCGCTCTGTAATAGCATTCAATAGTCTCTGTGGCTGCGGTCGAAGTCAAACACAGGGTCTTAGGGACACTAAGTATTTACGCTACACCACTGAACTATCCTTTCCAGTCCCTGCTCCATCCTGAGATTGCCTTTTCCCAAACTGTTCTCTTAGCCACATTTTAAATTCTGAATTCTTGGAATCATTCTCACTTCAGATCTCACCAAAATGATTCTCTTTAGTTTTAAAACCGCCTCCACAGACACCTAAAGAATGCACATAGTGGCAACAACAGTTCTTGAAGCCCAATGTGGTGATGCACCACTATCTCAGCaactggaaagcagaggcagaagagtcaggagttcgaggccagccttggctatatgagACGgtttgtctcaaaaatcaaagagTTTTCCAGACTACATTACTGCCAAGAGCCTGACAGTTTCTAGCTCTGCACAGTGTAATAAAGTATCTGCCTAATCTACTTTCAGATATTATATGGATTGGCTAGCGTTGCGGGCAAGGTTTCATGTTTCCCTAGACAAGGGGATATTTTAAAGTTGCTTAAATTTTTTGACTTTAAAATACTGTAACTGAGCCAGGTCAGTGGTTCCGatctgtaaccctagcacctGACAATGAAACCCGAGAGATCTAGaccttaaagccagcctgggttttacacctagactctgtctcaagaaaataaaacctgggctggagagatgactcagaggttaagagcactggctgctcttccagaggttctgagttcaaatcccagaaactacatggtggcttacaaccatctgtaatgagatttgattCCAAAGGAAAATTTACATGTGGCCAAGagctgtggcacacacctttaatcctggcagtcaggaagaggcagaggcaggcaggtctctctAAGTTCTagtcaaaaaaaaacaaaaaacaaaaaacaaaacaaaaaaacccagcccAGTCCAGTCAGCACTACATAGTGAGgcttatctcaaaaacaatcaaaaccatgtatgtggtggggggggggggaggggaaggtgatgtgtgtatacatacacttGTGTGGTGACTGAGGTCAGTGAGTTTGTTGCACCACAGTCCCTCCTGGTGTCTGAGTCTTTGGCTTCACACAGCCTGGGAAACATTGCCTTAAGGAAATATCCTTAGGGGTTGGGGAATTCAGCTCAGTGAGAGAACCCAAGGGCAAGGCTTAGGGTTCCGGAGAGGTGAAGAGGGGCGGGGAGGGATATCTtaacatttaaaacttaaaagcacATTGTACCGGTATCCTATCTGCTCCTTTGAAATCTTGAAATTATAACCCTTCCCAAGCCCTCCAAAATTTGTCTTAAATTGAAAATTGGGGAGCTGACCACccagagatgtagctcagtagcagaACATCTGCTAGTCTGTACAGGCTCCTGGGCTCAACCGCCAGCACCACGGGctaataataacaatgattaaTTTATTCTGAATCTCAAGAGCTATTGGAGAGTCCTTGCTCTACGGCAGAAGGATTTCAGTTCAAACATCCTCCCTTCGCATAAGGCAAGGTTTGGAGTTAAATTCCACCAGCCCATTGCCTGGTGACTAGCTAGATGCTGTGGCCAGGAACCAAGGCTTCCCCTGTGTCCCAGCAACCTAGTGGCATATTCACCGGCTGCTTTTGCAAGCCATGAAAT
The sequence above is drawn from the Arvicanthis niloticus isolate mArvNil1 chromosome 20, mArvNil1.pat.X, whole genome shotgun sequence genome and encodes:
- the Cd24 gene encoding signal transducer CD24 is translated as MGRAMVARLGLGLLLLALLLPTQIYCNQTSVAPFSSNQSISAAPNPTNATTRGGGSSLQSTAGLLALSLSLLHLYC